The sequence GTCTGGTCGCGTCGGCGAAGGACCTGCTGACCATGGCCGACGAGCACACCGCAGGTCTCTGGCCACGCGCGTCCGCGCTGCTCGGCCGGCAGGCTCTCGAGATGAGCCTCGAGCGCCTCTGGACGCGATGCGCCGACGGTGTCCAGTGGACGCCGATGCGCTGCCAGCTGCTGTCGCTACCGACGTTCCTCGGCGACGCCGAGGTGGCCGGCCGAGCCTCGCACGCGTGGTGGGCGCTGAGCCGCGCCTGTCACCACCAGCCGTACGACCTGGGGCCGACCCACGACGAGCTCGACGGTTGGCTGACCGACGTCTGGGACCTGGCCAATGCGGTCGAGCGACGGTGCGGCGCAGTCGGATCCGCCCGAGGCGACACGTAGCTGTCGCCACCCGCGCCGAGACTTCGGGCAGTCACGAAGAATCGACGACCGCAGGATTGCGGTGGGGGGAGACATGGAGACCACCGACGCCTCGACGATCGTCCAGCGGCTGCTGGATCCCGCCGGCCCGGGCGCGATCCGCGTCGGCCCCGCGCAGGCGGCCGGCACGCTCACCCTGGTGCCTCTCTTCCATGAGGCGCGCGCTCTCCCCTACCTCCTGTTCGCCCACGCCGCCGGCATGGACCTGGTCCAGGTCGCGGAGGTCGACGAGGCGGGATCGGTTCCCGAGCTGCTGGTGACCAACTCCGCCACCAGGCCGGTGCTCCTCATCGAGGGCGAGGTGCTGGTCGGCCTGAAGCAGAACCGCACCCTGACCACGACCATCCTCGTCCCCGCCGGGACGACCACGCTCGTCCCCGTCGCCTGCGTCGAGCAGGGCCGCTGGAACCGCCGGTCGGCGTTCGTTCGCAGCGACGACTACCTGCTCTCCCCGCGGGTGCGCCAGCTCACGAGCGAGTCGGTGGTCCGCGGGGTGCGGGCTTCCGGCTCGTACCGCGCCGACCAGGGCGCGGTGTGGAGAGGCGTCGAGGAGGAGCTCGACGGGCACGCGATCGACTCGCCGACCCACGCGTACTCCGACGTCAACCTCCGGCGGGACGCGGAGATCCGGGCCCTGCTCGCCGGCATCCGGCCGATGCCGGGTCAGACCGGGGTGGTCGCGGTTGTCGACGGCCGGCCCCGCTGCGCGGACCTGGTGGACAGGTCGACGACCTTCCGGCGGCTCTGGCGGCGGATCGTCGGCAGCTATGCCGCCGATGCCCTCCGCCCCGACGCGCTCGACACCAGCCCGGTGACCACCGGCGACGTCGCCGCCTGGCTCCACGCGCTGACCGTGGCGGAGGCCACCGTGCATCCCGCCGTGGGGCTGGGCTCGACGGTCGCCCTCACCCTCGCCGACTGCACCGCGACCGCCCTGGTGGCCGGCGGCCGGGTCGTCCACCTCACCGCCTTCGCCGCCCCTGCCCGCGGTGG is a genomic window of Candidatus Dormiibacterota bacterium containing:
- a CDS encoding DUF6569 family protein, which gives rise to MGGDMETTDASTIVQRLLDPAGPGAIRVGPAQAAGTLTLVPLFHEARALPYLLFAHAAGMDLVQVAEVDEAGSVPELLVTNSATRPVLLIEGEVLVGLKQNRTLTTTILVPAGTTTLVPVACVEQGRWNRRSAFVRSDDYLLSPRVRQLTSESVVRGVRASGSYRADQGAVWRGVEEELDGHAIDSPTHAYSDVNLRRDAEIRALLAGIRPMPGQTGVVAVVDGRPRCADLVDRSTTFRRLWRRIVGSYAADALRPDALDTSPVTTGDVAAWLHALTVAEATVHPAVGLGSTVALTLADCTATALVAGGRVVHLTAFAAPARGGQAELPR